A stretch of the Aggregatibacter sp. HMT-949 genome encodes the following:
- the pyrR gene encoding bifunctional pyr operon transcriptional regulator/uracil phosphoribosyltransferase PyrR has product MQKIIIDENQFQRTVSRISHEIIEKHSNLNNVVIVGIKRRGAEIAELIKNKIVDLIQIELPSIELDITFYRDDLQHRESENPTPVYSGASNYMNIQNKEVILIDDVLFTGRTVRAAMDALTDFGRAAKIELVIFVDRGHRELPIRADYVGKNVPTSRDEKVQVRTKKYDGCYEVALLSK; this is encoded by the coding sequence ATGCAAAAGATAATTATTGATGAAAATCAGTTCCAGCGTACGGTCTCTCGTATTTCCCACGAAATTATTGAGAAACATTCAAATTTGAATAATGTGGTTATCGTCGGGATTAAACGCCGTGGTGCGGAAATAGCCGAACTTATAAAAAATAAAATTGTAGATTTAATTCAAATCGAATTGCCTTCCATAGAATTGGATATCACGTTTTATCGTGATGATTTGCAACATAGAGAATCGGAAAACCCAACACCGGTATATAGCGGCGCATCAAATTATATGAATATTCAAAATAAAGAAGTAATTTTAATTGATGATGTCTTGTTTACCGGTCGAACTGTTCGTGCAGCAATGGATGCACTAACGGATTTTGGTCGTGCGGCAAAGATCGAGTTAGTCATTTTTGTTGATCGTGGACACCGTGAACTACCGATTCGTGCTGATTATGTGGGCAAAAATGTTCCGACCAGTCGTGACGAAAAAGTGCAGGTTAGAACGAAAAAATATGATGGTTGTTACGAAGTTGCGTTATTGTCAAAATAA
- a CDS encoding peptidylprolyl isomerase: MKKLVVKSWMFAILGLFAFSSVYAEERVVATVDGIPVLESQVRAAMGKKGNQQAALDKIIDDILVQKAIQESGIQINPEEIDFIIEDTAARNGLTYGQFLDALDYQGISLDDFRQQIVNQMIMSGVRDHAISNSVQVTREEVEALAQKMLKEAKTNGTEQKVTGKEYEVRHILIKLNPLMNDAQAKAELTRIRSDIQSGKISFADAALKYSKDYLSGANGGSLGYAFPEAYVGPFAEVVRNTKPGVISAPFKSEFGWHILEVTGTREGDRTEEAYRQKAYEKIVNSQLQDATKDWVKALRKTADIQYFNK, from the coding sequence ATGAAAAAATTAGTAGTAAAATCATGGATGTTCGCCATATTAGGTTTATTTGCTTTTTCTTCCGTTTATGCTGAAGAGCGAGTAGTTGCCACTGTTGACGGTATTCCCGTATTAGAAAGCCAAGTACGTGCGGCAATGGGGAAAAAAGGTAACCAACAAGCCGCTTTGGATAAGATCATTGATGATATTTTAGTACAAAAAGCGATTCAAGAATCCGGTATACAAATAAACCCGGAAGAAATTGATTTTATTATTGAGGATACCGCAGCAAGAAACGGTTTAACTTATGGCCAATTTTTGGATGCATTGGATTATCAAGGCATTTCTCTTGATGATTTTCGCCAACAAATTGTGAATCAAATGATTATGTCCGGCGTGCGTGATCATGCAATCAGTAATAGCGTACAAGTCACGCGCGAAGAAGTGGAAGCGCTCGCGCAAAAAATGTTAAAAGAAGCCAAAACAAACGGCACCGAGCAAAAAGTAACCGGTAAAGAATACGAAGTTCGTCATATTTTAATTAAACTTAATCCATTGATGAATGATGCTCAAGCCAAAGCTGAGTTAACACGAATCCGTTCTGATATTCAATCAGGCAAAATTAGTTTTGCCGATGCGGCCTTAAAATATTCTAAAGATTATTTATCTGGCGCTAATGGAGGTAGTTTAGGTTACGCTTTCCCTGAAGCTTATGTTGGGCCTTTTGCAGAAGTGGTACGAAACACTAAACCGGGCGTAATTTCCGCTCCGTTTAAATCTGAGTTCGGTTGGCATATTTTAGAAGTTACTGGAACTCGTGAAGGGGACCGCACTGAAGAGGCTTACCGCCAAAAAGCTTATGAAAAAATCGTCAACAGCCAATTACAAGACGCCACAAAAGATTGGGTAAAAGCTCTTCGCAAGACGGCAGATATTCAATATTTTAATAAATAA
- the mltG gene encoding endolytic transglycosylase MltG, which translates to MKKFFSYLIILLLIGTGAVFWGYQKLNAFQTQAINAQPEQLLTVERGTTGQKLAALFEQEKLLDNAQLLPYLLKLKPELNKIKAGTYSLNGVKTVQDLLNLLNSGKEAQFNVQFIEGKTFKEWRKGLVNAPHLTQTLQAKSDKEIFELLAIPDYDKAVYEWRNLDGWLYPDTYNYTPNSTDLELLRRSAERLKKALDKAWQERDENLPLANPHEMLILASIVEKETGIAAERAKVASVFINRLNAKMKLQTDPTVIYGMGENYDGNIRKTDLETPTPYNTYVIDGLPPTPIAMVSESALQAVAHPEKTDFYYFVADGAGGHKFTRNLNEHNKAVQEYLRWYRSQKTAK; encoded by the coding sequence ATGAAAAAATTTTTTAGTTATTTAATTATTCTTCTTTTAATTGGTACCGGAGCAGTTTTTTGGGGTTATCAAAAACTTAATGCCTTCCAAACTCAAGCCATCAATGCGCAACCTGAACAGCTTTTAACCGTTGAACGTGGTACGACGGGCCAAAAATTGGCTGCACTTTTCGAGCAAGAAAAGTTGCTTGATAATGCGCAACTTCTTCCTTATTTGCTTAAATTAAAACCGGAACTTAATAAAATTAAAGCGGGGACTTATTCCTTAAACGGCGTGAAAACCGTGCAAGACCTGCTTAATCTGCTTAATTCCGGCAAAGAAGCGCAATTTAACGTGCAATTTATCGAAGGCAAAACCTTTAAAGAATGGCGCAAAGGCCTCGTAAACGCACCGCATTTAACGCAAACGTTGCAAGCGAAAAGCGATAAAGAAATTTTTGAATTGTTAGCCATCCCTGATTACGATAAAGCCGTTTATGAATGGCGAAATTTAGATGGTTGGCTATATCCTGATACTTACAATTACACCCCAAATTCTACCGATTTAGAATTGCTACGGCGTTCGGCCGAACGTCTGAAAAAGGCGTTAGACAAAGCTTGGCAAGAACGCGATGAAAATCTGCCGTTAGCCAATCCTCACGAGATGTTAATTCTCGCTTCCATCGTAGAAAAAGAAACTGGTATCGCGGCGGAACGCGCGAAAGTGGCGTCGGTATTTATTAACCGTTTAAATGCGAAAATGAAATTGCAGACCGATCCGACGGTAATTTATGGCATGGGCGAAAACTACGACGGCAATATTCGTAAAACCGATTTGGAAACTCCGACGCCTTACAATACTTATGTGATTGACGGCCTGCCGCCGACACCGATCGCCATGGTGAGTGAAAGCGCATTGCAAGCCGTGGCGCATCCAGAAAAGACCGATTTCTATTATTTTGTGGCGGACGGCGCTGGTGGACATAAATTTACTCGCAATTTGAACGAACATAACAAAGCGGTGCAAGAATATTTACGTTGGTACCGCAGTCAAAAAACGGCGAAATAG
- the tmk gene encoding dTMP kinase, which translates to MNGKFIAIEGLEGAGKSTAHQFVVQLLNELGVNNVIFTREPGGTPLAEKLRALIKHETEEPITDKAELLMLYAARIQLVENVIKPALAQGKWVVGDRHDMSSQAYQGGGRRLDADFMRTLKEAVLGDFEPDLTIYLDIEPTIGLARARGRGELDRIEQMNLDFFHRTRERYLELVKDNPKAVLINAEQSIEQVRIDIEHALKNWWKRSEK; encoded by the coding sequence ATGAACGGAAAATTTATCGCTATTGAAGGTTTGGAAGGTGCGGGTAAAAGTACCGCGCATCAATTCGTCGTGCAGCTATTAAACGAATTGGGCGTGAACAACGTGATATTTACGCGTGAGCCCGGCGGTACGCCCTTGGCGGAAAAATTACGTGCATTGATTAAGCACGAAACGGAAGAACCAATCACCGACAAAGCGGAATTATTGATGCTTTACGCGGCGCGCATTCAGTTGGTGGAAAACGTCATCAAACCCGCATTGGCGCAAGGCAAATGGGTCGTAGGCGATCGCCATGATATGTCGTCGCAAGCCTATCAAGGTGGCGGTCGTCGGCTTGATGCAGATTTTATGCGTACCTTAAAAGAAGCCGTGCTTGGCGATTTTGAACCGGATCTCACGATCTATTTGGATATCGAACCGACCATCGGCCTTGCCCGTGCACGCGGACGCGGCGAACTGGATCGCATCGAACAAATGAACTTGGATTTTTTCCATCGCACTCGAGAGCGTTATTTAGAATTAGTGAAAGACAATCCGAAAGCGGTGCTTATTAACGCCGAGCAAAGTATCGAGCAAGTTCGTATTGATATTGAACATGCGCTGAAAAATTGGTGGAAACGCAGCGAAAAATGA
- a CDS encoding DNA polymerase III subunit delta', protein MSALYPWLVPTYHQIAQTFSEGVGHHAILIKADSGLGAELLFDALARRIMCANPQGNEACGQCHSCHLMAARSHPDYHLLQSIEGKDIGVDQVREINEIVAQHAQQNGNKVVYVQGAQRLTEAAANAVLKTLEEPRPNTYFLLQAESSANLLATIYSRCQVWNLPMPNREMAQQWLQNTVESGSNAVLFEDITTALAMSSGRPLSALEVLQQGLIEKRKTFLRQFWLFYRRRSPLELLPWFDKEGYVQQVDWILAFLADSLKHKLGIDSHRQVADLTRGIQQFSREQSPQGLLQAVRIMQQVRSDLLLINGVNVELMLLDGLTKLITEVFEN, encoded by the coding sequence ATGAGCGCTCTTTATCCTTGGCTCGTGCCGACTTACCATCAAATCGCACAAACCTTTTCTGAGGGAGTGGGGCATCACGCTATCTTAATCAAAGCGGATTCTGGTTTAGGTGCGGAACTTTTATTTGATGCACTTGCCCGCCGTATTATGTGTGCGAACCCGCAAGGCAACGAAGCTTGCGGTCAATGTCATTCTTGTCATTTAATGGCGGCGCGCAGTCATCCCGATTATCATCTACTGCAATCCATCGAAGGCAAAGATATCGGCGTTGATCAAGTGCGTGAAATAAATGAAATCGTTGCACAACACGCACAGCAAAACGGCAATAAAGTGGTGTATGTGCAAGGCGCGCAACGTTTGACTGAAGCGGCCGCCAATGCGGTGCTGAAAACCCTGGAGGAGCCTCGCCCAAACACTTATTTCTTACTGCAGGCGGAGAGTTCGGCAAATTTATTGGCTACCATTTACAGCCGTTGTCAAGTGTGGAATCTGCCCATGCCGAACCGGGAAATGGCGCAACAATGGCTACAAAATACCGTCGAAAGCGGTTCCAATGCGGTGCTATTTGAGGATATCACAACGGCGTTGGCGATGAGTTCAGGTCGCCCGTTGAGCGCATTGGAAGTGCTTCAACAAGGCCTCATTGAAAAACGAAAAACTTTTCTTCGTCAATTTTGGCTTTTTTACCGTCGCCGTTCACCGTTGGAATTGCTGCCTTGGTTCGATAAAGAAGGTTATGTGCAACAAGTGGATTGGATTTTGGCATTTCTCGCCGACAGCCTTAAACACAAACTGGGAATCGACAGTCATCGCCAAGTGGCTGATTTAACGCGCGGCATTCAACAATTTAGCCGGGAACAAAGCCCGCAGGGGCTGCTGCAAGCCGTTCGAATCATGCAACAAGTACGCTCGGATTTGCTCTTAATTAACGGCGTGAATGTGGAATTAATGTTGTTGGACGGCTTGACGAAACTGATCACAGAAGTATTCGAAAATTAA
- a CDS encoding YchF/TatD family DNA exonuclease gives MFIVDSHCHLDALDYQNLHKNITDVVEKARARDVKHLLAIGVTLSRFEQAYASLCEFENISLACGVHPLDFEEEPYDADRLLRLAQDKKVIAIGEIGLDYYYSADNKTEQQAVFASQIDIANRLAKPVIIHTRSAANDTLALLRENHAEKCGGVIHCFTETLEFAKKVLDLGFYISCSGIVTFKNAESIREAIRYVPVDRLLVETDSPYLAPVPYRGKENQPAYTREVCEYVATLKGLSTASFAEITTRNFERLFKIRVE, from the coding sequence ATGTTTATCGTGGATTCTCATTGCCATTTGGATGCCTTGGATTACCAAAATTTACACAAAAACATTACTGACGTGGTGGAAAAAGCCCGTGCGCGCGACGTAAAACATTTGCTCGCTATTGGCGTGACGCTAAGCCGTTTTGAGCAAGCGTACGCCTCGTTATGCGAATTTGAAAATATTTCCTTGGCGTGTGGCGTGCATCCGCTGGATTTTGAAGAAGAACCTTACGACGCAGACCGTTTGCTGCGTTTGGCGCAAGATAAAAAAGTGATTGCCATCGGCGAAATCGGCTTGGATTATTATTACAGTGCGGATAATAAAACCGAGCAACAAGCGGTGTTTGCCAGCCAAATTGACATTGCCAATCGCCTTGCCAAGCCGGTAATTATCCACACGCGTTCGGCGGCCAACGATACGCTCGCTTTGCTGCGCGAAAACCATGCGGAAAAGTGCGGTGGCGTGATTCATTGTTTTACGGAAACCTTGGAATTTGCGAAAAAGGTGTTGGATTTAGGTTTTTACATTTCTTGTTCCGGCATTGTTACTTTTAAAAATGCGGAAAGTATTCGTGAAGCGATTCGTTATGTGCCGGTCGATCGCCTGTTGGTGGAAACCGATTCGCCATATTTGGCGCCAGTGCCGTATCGCGGGAAAGAAAATCAACCGGCTTATACGCGCGAAGTATGCGAATATGTGGCGACTTTAAAAGGGCTTTCTACGGCGTCTTTCGCCGAGATTACGACGCGAAACTTTGAGCGTTTATTTAAAATTCGTGTAGAATAA
- a CDS encoding DUF1523 family protein — MRKFFKYFLFVVLFVFHGFMFSVVNYVFPHYDVTRVTGVEVKRVDKDGPITKANPADGPTRDVYYINTQNDDGKIMVYRNEDTRWSFPFYFKFGSANLQAQAQAMGNENKLVQIKYYGWRLTMFDEFRNAVSVKEIDGDATPSYPILSWLFYAFLLVTLFLSIQFVRGWFDSEK, encoded by the coding sequence ATGCGTAAATTTTTCAAATATTTCTTATTTGTCGTGCTGTTTGTGTTTCACGGCTTTATGTTTTCGGTCGTCAATTACGTATTTCCGCATTATGACGTGACGCGTGTGACCGGTGTGGAAGTTAAACGCGTAGATAAAGACGGCCCGATTACCAAAGCCAATCCGGCAGATGGCCCGACGCGCGATGTGTATTACATTAATACGCAAAATGACGACGGTAAAATTATGGTGTACCGCAATGAAGATACGCGCTGGAGTTTTCCGTTCTATTTTAAATTTGGTTCGGCCAATTTACAGGCACAAGCGCAAGCCATGGGGAATGAAAACAAATTAGTGCAAATTAAATATTACGGCTGGCGTTTGACGATGTTTGATGAGTTTCGCAATGCGGTGTCGGTGAAGGAGATCGACGGCGATGCGACGCCGAGCTATCCGATTTTATCGTGGCTGTTTTATGCTTTTCTACTCGTCACCTTATTCTTGTCGATTCAATTCGTACGCGGCTGGTTCGACAGCGAAAAGTAA
- a CDS encoding hemolysin family protein codes for MELFHTILAIVGLILISAVVSSAEISLAGSRKLKLQALSNEGDGRALQVLKLQEHPGRFITVVQIGLNMVAILGGGIGESALSPYIANLLSRSFEGDWIVSASSAIAFALVTCLFILFADLIPKRLAITYPEAVAIRIVGIMNFSMFVFKPLVWFFDTLANGFFRLFRISTVREDGMTSEDIFAVVEAGAEAGVLKTQEHYLIENIFDMQQRTVTSTMTTRENIVYLDRTFSRQEVVDTLSRDSHSKIVICDNGLDKILGYVESHTLLTMYLQNENVVLTDPKLLRKALFIPDTLSLYEVLELFKSTGEDFAIIVNEYALVVGIMTLNDVMSIVMGELVSNEEEYIVSRDEHSWLIDGATPLEDVMRALDIESFPDAENYETISGFMMYMLRKIPKKTDSLIYGKYKFEVIDTENFKIDQILVSLVKDNE; via the coding sequence ATGGAACTTTTTCATACTATTTTAGCGATTGTCGGCTTGATTCTCATCAGTGCCGTGGTTTCCTCTGCGGAAATTTCCCTTGCGGGCTCGCGCAAATTAAAGCTACAAGCCCTATCTAATGAAGGTGATGGGCGCGCGTTGCAAGTGTTAAAACTGCAAGAACATCCGGGGCGTTTTATTACCGTGGTGCAAATTGGCTTGAATATGGTCGCTATTTTGGGCGGCGGGATTGGCGAAAGCGCGCTTAGTCCTTACATCGCCAACCTGCTAAGCCGTTCCTTTGAAGGTGATTGGATTGTCTCGGCGTCCTCCGCCATAGCTTTTGCATTGGTGACTTGCCTATTTATTTTATTTGCCGATTTAATTCCGAAACGCCTAGCGATCACTTATCCCGAAGCGGTGGCGATTCGCATCGTCGGCATTATGAATTTCAGTATGTTTGTGTTTAAGCCGTTAGTTTGGTTTTTCGATACCTTGGCCAACGGTTTTTTCCGCTTATTTCGCATTTCAACGGTGCGCGAAGACGGTATGACGTCGGAAGATATTTTCGCCGTAGTTGAAGCGGGTGCAGAAGCAGGCGTGTTAAAAACGCAAGAACATTATCTCATCGAAAATATTTTCGATATGCAGCAACGTACCGTGACGTCCACCATGACCACACGTGAGAACATCGTGTATTTGGATCGTACTTTTAGTCGTCAGGAAGTCGTGGATACGCTCTCGCGCGATTCCCATTCTAAAATCGTGATTTGCGATAATGGTTTGGATAAGATTTTAGGGTATGTGGAATCACACACCTTACTCACCATGTATTTGCAAAATGAAAATGTGGTGCTGACCGATCCGAAATTATTGCGGAAAGCGTTGTTTATACCGGATACCCTTTCCCTGTATGAAGTGTTGGAATTATTTAAATCCACCGGTGAAGATTTCGCCATTATTGTGAACGAATACGCTTTAGTGGTGGGAATTATGACGCTTAACGATGTGATGAGTATCGTTATGGGTGAACTGGTTTCCAATGAGGAAGAATATATTGTCAGCCGCGATGAACATTCTTGGCTAATCGATGGTGCTACTCCGTTGGAAGACGTAATGCGCGCACTGGATATCGAATCTTTCCCTGATGCGGAAAATTATGAAACCATTAGCGGATTTATGATGTACATGCTGCGTAAAATTCCGAAGAAAACCGATTCGCTGATTTACGGCAAATATAAATTTGAAGTCATCGATACGGAAAACTTCAAGATCGATCAAATTTTGGTATCGTTAGTGAAAGATAATGAGTGA
- the fruB gene encoding fused PTS fructose transporter subunit IIA/HPr protein, whose amino-acid sequence MLELSASNIHLNALAQTKRQAIEMAAQALEQAGNVESGYLQGMLGREQQTSTFLGNGIAIPHGTLETRNMVKKTGVQVFQFPQGIEWGEGNIAHIVIGIAARSDEHLALLRQLTHVLGDEDTAAKLAALNDVEKFRAILMGESTEAFTIPPENIRLDVDTQSLLTLVAMNAGQLQASNAVLNSFVAEVVSNAALPLGKGLWVTDAVTGNVKNALAFSRAKTIFEHNGKAVKGVLTVAAVDDRINPTLARLLDENTQNVLLSGNSQEILSALLGDEVVVAAAAQATQASQAPQPVTGTVTGTFTIRNEHGLHARPSAVLVNEVKKFTSKITVQNLTRDSEPVSAKSLMKIVALGVTQGQRLRFIAEGEDAKQAIEALGKAIAEGLGENVSAVPPAEPDCIEVMGKQVHAPAVREDNSLPSNAIEAVFVINNEHGLHARPSAVLVNEVKKYNASVAVQNLDRDSQLVSAKSLMKIVALGVVKGSRLRFVASGEQAKEAIEGIRMAIESGLGEGKGE is encoded by the coding sequence ATGTTAGAACTTTCGGCAAGCAACATTCATTTAAACGCTTTGGCGCAAACCAAACGACAAGCCATTGAAATGGCGGCGCAAGCGTTAGAGCAAGCAGGCAATGTAGAAAGTGGCTATTTGCAAGGCATGCTCGGTCGTGAGCAACAAACTTCGACCTTCTTAGGTAACGGCATCGCGATTCCTCACGGCACGTTAGAAACCCGCAATATGGTGAAAAAAACCGGCGTGCAAGTGTTCCAATTCCCACAAGGAATCGAATGGGGTGAAGGCAATATTGCTCATATTGTAATCGGTATCGCCGCGCGTTCCGACGAGCATTTGGCGTTATTGCGTCAATTAACCCATGTGCTTGGCGATGAAGATACTGCGGCAAAATTGGCGGCATTAAACGATGTGGAAAAATTCCGCGCGATTTTAATGGGTGAATCGACGGAAGCATTCACTATTCCGCCGGAAAATATTCGTTTGGACGTCGATACTCAAAGTTTGCTCACGTTAGTGGCGATGAATGCGGGTCAATTACAGGCCTCCAATGCGGTGCTAAATAGCTTCGTCGCCGAAGTGGTCAGTAATGCCGCGTTGCCGTTAGGCAAAGGGTTGTGGGTAACCGATGCGGTTACCGGCAATGTGAAAAACGCTCTGGCTTTTAGTCGCGCGAAAACCATATTTGAGCACAACGGCAAAGCGGTGAAAGGCGTGCTTACCGTTGCGGCTGTGGATGATCGCATCAATCCGACGCTTGCCCGCTTGTTAGATGAAAACACGCAAAATGTATTATTGAGCGGAAATTCTCAAGAAATCTTGAGCGCGCTTTTAGGCGATGAAGTCGTCGTTGCGGCAGCGGCTCAAGCCACGCAAGCGTCACAAGCACCACAACCGGTAACTGGCACTGTGACGGGCACCTTTACTATTCGTAACGAACACGGCTTGCATGCGCGCCCGAGTGCGGTGCTGGTGAACGAGGTGAAAAAATTTACGTCCAAAATTACTGTGCAAAATCTTACCCGCGATAGCGAACCGGTTAGCGCGAAAAGTTTAATGAAAATCGTCGCATTGGGTGTGACGCAAGGCCAACGTTTACGTTTTATTGCGGAAGGCGAAGACGCTAAACAAGCCATCGAAGCATTAGGCAAAGCGATTGCCGAAGGGTTGGGCGAAAACGTTTCCGCCGTACCACCGGCAGAACCGGATTGCATTGAAGTGATGGGCAAACAAGTACACGCACCGGCCGTGCGCGAAGATAATAGCTTGCCTTCCAATGCCATCGAGGCGGTATTTGTGATCAACAATGAGCACGGCTTGCATGCGCGTCCGAGTGCGGTGCTGGTGAACGAAGTGAAAAAATATAACGCCTCCGTTGCGGTACAAAATCTCGATCGTGATTCTCAATTAGTTAGCGCAAAAAGCTTGATGAAAATCGTTGCGTTAGGCGTGGTGAAAGGCTCACGTTTGCGTTTCGTGGCGAGCGGCGAACAAGCTAAAGAAGCAATAGAAGGTATTCGCATGGCGATTGAATCCGGTCTTGGTGAAGGCAAAGGAGAATAA